The window GGGGTGACGTTCACAATCCCCATCAACAGGGGTCCCGGGCCCGAAGACAGCGGGCTCAGAACATCAACGACCGCCACGACGGCCTCCCCGTTCGCCGATCCATCGCCCGATCGCCAGGGCGGCGGCCACCGCCATCAGCGGGACCCACAGCCGCCCGAACTCCCCGGTCAACACCCGAAGGCCCCGCTCGTTGAAAAAGCGCGCGACGCCAAGGGGCGACACCGGGATGAAACGCCAAGGCAGGAAATAGCGGGTGTTGGTGAACGGGCTGAGGAGCGCGATGCCCTTGCCGCCGTCGGTCATGGCGTCCAAAAGGCCGTGGGAAGCCATGGTGGCGAACAAAACGGCGAAGGCGGTCCTTCGACCCGCGCCGAAACCCCGTCCGACCCACGCGACCACCAACGCGGCCATCGCCGCGAACGTCAAAGAATGGAAAAACCCCCGGTGCCCGAACACATGCCCGTAGGGCAGGCCGAAGGAAAAGGCGAGGACATCCAGGTCCGGCAGGAGGGAAAAAACGACGGCCGCGACCAGCAATCGCCCCGGCAGGCGGCGGGCGCCCAGGGCGAGACGCGCGGCGAGGGGAACCGCGGGATGCGTGAAGAGGGTGGGCACGCCGGGATGTCCGGCCCGGGAATTACGCCGGGCTGGGGGACGGCGCCAGGCCGCCGGCGGCGGACCCGGCCGCGTCGGGCGTGTCGCCGGCGGAGGTCGGGGGCGCCGCGGGGAGGGTTCCCCCCGCGATGAGGGCGGCGATTTCGTCGCCGTTCAACACCTCTTTTTCCATGAGCGACTTGGCCAGGGCCTCCAGAGCGGTTCGGCCCTCGTTGAGAATGATTCGCACCCGCTGTTGGGATTCGGCGATCAGCCGTTTGACCTCTTCGTCGATGTCCTGGGCGGTCTGGTCGGAATAGGTCCGGCCTTCGCCGAGCTCCCGGCCCAGGAACAATTCCTCGGATTTCTTTTTGTAGGTCACCAGGCCCAACTTTTCGCTCATGCCGAACTCGCAGACCATCTTATGGGCGATTTGGGTCGCCTTCGAAAGGTCGTCCTGGGCGCCGGTGGTGACTTCCTTGAACACGATTTCCTCGGCGGTGCGGCCGCCCAGCAGGATGCAAAGGCGGTTCAACATGTCCGACCGGCTGGTCAGATAGCGGTCCTCGGTGGGCAATTGCAGGGTGTAGCCCAGGGCGGGCCCCCGCGGGATGATCGACACCTTGTGCACGGGATCGTGGGGCGCCAAGGTGTGGGCGACCAGGGTGTGGCCCGACTCGTGGTAGGCGATGACGAGTTTTTCCTTTTCGCTCATCATGCGGCTTTTGCGTTCGGGCCCGGCGATGACGCGGTCGATGGCCTCCTCCAGCTCCTTCATCTCCACGGCTTTTTTGCTTCGTCGCGCCGCCAGCAGGGCGCCCTCGTTCACCAGGTTGGCCAAATCGGCGCCGACAAAACCCGGGGTCCGTCGGGCGATAACGGAGAGATCGACGTCGGTCCCCAGCTTGACGCCCTTGGCGTGCACTTTGAGGATCTGCTCGCGGCCCTTGAGGTCCGGCGATGGGACCGCCACCTGGCGGTCGAACCGCCCGGGGCGCAGGAGCGCCGGGTCCAGCACGTCGGGCCGGTTGGTGGCGGCGATGAGGATCACACCTTCCTTGGTGTCGAACCCGTCCATCTCGACCAGCAATTGGTTCAAAGTTTGTTCCCGCTCGTCGTGACCGCCGCCGATGCCGGCGAAACGCTGGCGACCCACGGCGTCGATTTCATCGACAAAGAGGAGGCAGGGAGCGCTTTTGCGGCCCTGCTCGAAGAGGTCGCGGACACGGCTGGCGCCCACGCCCACGAACATCTCAACGAAATCCGATCCGGAGCTTGAGAAGAACGGCACGCCCGCCTCCCCCGCGACCGCTTTGGCCAACAGGGTTTTGCCGGTCCCCGGCGAACCGAACAATAAAACGCCTTTGGGGATCTTGCCGCCCAATTTTTGGAATTTGGCCGGGTCTTTAAGGAATTCGATGATCTCCTGCAATTCTTCTTTCGCCTCGTCGCACCCCGCCACGTCGGCGAAGGTCACGCGGTTCTTCCGGTTGGTTTGGAGCTTCGCCTTGGAGCGGCCGAAGGCCATGGCCTGTTTGCCGCCGCCCTGCATTTGGCGGATGATCACGAACCACCAGAAGAAAATGAACACCCCGATCCACACGAGGTTTCCGAGAAGCGCGTTGATCCAACCCCGCTCCGGCTCCCCGAGGAATTTTTCGACGCCCACGGCTTCCAACTCTTCGACGAGTTTCGGGTCGGGCAGGGGGATGGCGCGGAAAGCGACGGTTTTCCCTTCCTCTTTGTATTTGCCCCGCAACAACCCTTCCCGCACGCGAACCTCGGTCACACGGCCGGCCTTCAGCTGGCGCTTAAATGTCGAGTAATCGATTTCCTTCTCGCTGAAATGGGGCCCGCGCAGACTCTGAATGAAAAACAGGATCCCGGAAAAAACCAGGAGCCAAAGAATCGCGTTGCGTCCGTTGCCTTTCATGGGTTCTCCCTTGCGATCTTTCGCTTGAAAATCAGAAAACGTGCGGTCTTGGCCACGCGCCCCTCCGGCAGGTCCAGCGGGCCGGCGGCGCGGTCGGCGGCGAATTGGCGGACACGTTCCAGGGATTCAAAGTGGGTCAAACCGAACAAAAGCCGGAGCCGCCGACGCTGTTCCGCTATATGATACCGCATAAAATCCCGTCGATCAAGGCGACGGGGCGGTTGTTTCCGTCGATCCATCCCCAGGCGGCGGCGCCAAAAGTCCTCTTCGTCGCGAAGAACGCGCGCCGTCCGCGCGACCCGCTCGAAAAACCCCGGCCGCTCCTTCTCCCAGCGGGCGAGGACCGGTCGTAGACGGTTGCGCAAAAACAAAGGTTGCGCGTTGGTTTCGTCCACCCGGAAGGGGACGCCCCGGGTCCGTAGATGGGTCCGCAGCGACCGCTTGGGAAAATCCAGCAAAGGGCGGACCAAGACGAGATCGGGACGCCCCGGCAGGGGCGAACGGGGCGACATGCCGGCCAGGCCCCCGGGCCCCGCGCCGCGCAACAAATTCATCACCACCGTTTCCGCCTGATCGTCGAGCGTGTGCGCGGCGAGGACGGCGACGCACCCGGTGCGGCGGGCCATCCGGCCCAGGGCGGCGTAGCGCAATTCCCGGGCGGCGTCTTCCAGGCCCCGGCCCCGGCGCGCGGCCCGCGCCCGGACGGGCGCGTGGGCGACAAAGCACGGCCGGCCGCGTGCCGCGGCCTGGGCGCGGACGAAGCGGGCGTCCGCCCCCGAAGACGGGCGCAGTCCGTGGTCCACGTGTCCGACAACGACGTCCAGCCCGGATCGGGAGGCCAAATCCAAAAGCGCCATGGAATCCGGCCCGCCGGAGCAGGCCACCAGGATTTTGTCGGAAGGGCGCAGCCCCCCATCAAGGAGCGCGCGGGAGAAACGGGGGAGCGGGTCGAGGGAGCGGAGCGGTTTGAGGGCCACTATTTCGACGTCATGGCGTGCACGCCGTCCCAATCGGGGGGAGGGGGAACTTCCAAAAACCGCCGACACCGTTGGATGTAAATTCCCGTGGGGGGGTCCCCGGGGAGGGCCCGATCGACAGCAACGAAAAGGTCCATGGCGTCCGCAAATCGCCGCGCCCGGTACAGCCGGATTC of the Elusimicrobiota bacterium genome contains:
- a CDS encoding metal-dependent hydrolase, producing MPTLFTHPAVPLAARLALGARRLPGRLLVAAVVFSLLPDLDVLAFSFGLPYGHVFGHRGFFHSLTFAAMAALVVAWVGRGFGAGRRTAFAVLFATMASHGLLDAMTDGGKGIALLSPFTNTRYFLPWRFIPVSPLGVARFFNERGLRVLTGEFGRLWVPLMAVAAALAIGRWIGERGGRRGGR
- the ftsH gene encoding ATP-dependent zinc metalloprotease FtsH — encoded protein: MKGNGRNAILWLLVFSGILFFIQSLRGPHFSEKEIDYSTFKRQLKAGRVTEVRVREGLLRGKYKEEGKTVAFRAIPLPDPKLVEELEAVGVEKFLGEPERGWINALLGNLVWIGVFIFFWWFVIIRQMQGGGKQAMAFGRSKAKLQTNRKNRVTFADVAGCDEAKEELQEIIEFLKDPAKFQKLGGKIPKGVLLFGSPGTGKTLLAKAVAGEAGVPFFSSSGSDFVEMFVGVGASRVRDLFEQGRKSAPCLLFVDEIDAVGRQRFAGIGGGHDEREQTLNQLLVEMDGFDTKEGVILIAATNRPDVLDPALLRPGRFDRQVAVPSPDLKGREQILKVHAKGVKLGTDVDLSVIARRTPGFVGADLANLVNEGALLAARRSKKAVEMKELEEAIDRVIAGPERKSRMMSEKEKLVIAYHESGHTLVAHTLAPHDPVHKVSIIPRGPALGYTLQLPTEDRYLTSRSDMLNRLCILLGGRTAEEIVFKEVTTGAQDDLSKATQIAHKMVCEFGMSEKLGLVTYKKKSEELFLGRELGEGRTYSDQTAQDIDEEVKRLIAESQQRVRIILNEGRTALEALAKSLMEKEVLNGDEIAALIAGGTLPAAPPTSAGDTPDAAGSAAGGLAPSPSPA
- the tilS gene encoding tRNA lysidine(34) synthetase TilS, whose protein sequence is MALKPLRSLDPLPRFSRALLDGGLRPSDKILVACSGGPDSMALLDLASRSGLDVVVGHVDHGLRPSSGADARFVRAQAAARGRPCFVAHAPVRARAARRGRGLEDAARELRYAALGRMARRTGCVAVLAAHTLDDQAETVVMNLLRGAGPGGLAGMSPRSPLPGRPDLVLVRPLLDFPKRSLRTHLRTRGVPFRVDETNAQPLFLRNRLRPVLARWEKERPGFFERVARTARVLRDEEDFWRRRLGMDRRKQPPRRLDRRDFMRYHIAEQRRRLRLLFGLTHFESLERVRQFAADRAAGPLDLPEGRVAKTARFLIFKRKIARENP